One stretch of Rhodoflexus caldus DNA includes these proteins:
- a CDS encoding glycosyltransferase family protein, with protein sequence MKVLYAIQGTGNGHIARAREIVPILSKMCELDLFISGSNSQVQLPHEVKFRSKGLSIFYDKSGGVSLTKTIANIRPKALIREIKELPVEKYDLIINDFEFISAHAALLKGVPCVGFGHQAAFRSAATPRPRRRDPVGELILKHYAPADSVIGLHFDRYAPSIHTPIIRSEVRSLTPQTSRHFTVYLPHYDDKLLISILTEQKDCHWHLFTKNVRSINAHKNVTLLPIDSKNFTQSLANSNGLVTGAGFESPAEAMFLGKKVLALPIRGQYEQKCNAKALKMMGVTVVKKIGKRFPQKLRTWIETAQPVAVDYPDMTEQILEHVLSQKEISQAVGSKVFSLPTIFRQTGLFRLG encoded by the coding sequence ATGAAAGTACTGTATGCCATACAGGGTACGGGCAACGGCCACATCGCACGTGCAAGGGAAATCGTGCCGATACTAAGCAAAATGTGCGAGCTGGATTTATTTATCAGCGGCAGCAACTCACAAGTGCAGTTGCCCCACGAGGTGAAGTTTCGCAGCAAAGGGTTGAGCATTTTTTACGATAAATCCGGCGGTGTGAGCCTGACAAAAACCATAGCCAACATTCGCCCCAAGGCGCTGATTCGGGAAATCAAGGAATTGCCCGTAGAAAAGTACGACCTGATTATCAACGATTTTGAGTTTATTTCGGCACATGCAGCCCTGTTGAAAGGCGTGCCCTGCGTAGGTTTCGGGCATCAGGCGGCGTTTCGCTCGGCGGCAACTCCTCGGCCGCGCCGCCGCGACCCTGTCGGAGAGTTGATTTTAAAGCATTATGCACCCGCTGACTCGGTCATCGGCCTGCATTTTGACCGTTATGCGCCATCCATCCATACGCCTATTATTCGCAGCGAGGTGCGCAGTTTGACTCCTCAAACCAGCCGTCATTTCACGGTATATCTGCCGCACTATGACGATAAACTGCTGATAAGTATTTTGACAGAACAAAAAGACTGTCATTGGCATTTATTTACAAAAAATGTGCGCTCCATTAATGCGCACAAAAATGTAACACTTTTGCCTATTGACAGTAAAAACTTTACACAAAGCCTTGCCAACAGCAACGGATTGGTAACAGGTGCAGGTTTTGAGTCGCCTGCCGAAGCCATGTTTTTGGGCAAAAAAGTATTAGCACTCCCCATCCGAGGACAATACGAGCAAAAGTGCAACGCCAAAGCACTGAAAATGATGGGAGTAACGGTTGTAAAAAAGATTGGCAAACGTTTCCCGCAAAAACTCCGCACATGGATAGAAACAGCACAGCCCGTAGCCGTTGATTATCCCGATATGACAGAGCAAATATTGGAGCACGTGCTCAGTCAGAAAGAAATTTCGCAGGCTGTCGGCTCAAAGGTGTTTTCTTTACCAACCATTTTCAGACAAACGGGGCTGTTTCGGTTGGGTTAG
- a CDS encoding pyridoxal phosphate-dependent decarboxylase family protein produces the protein MTITDFRTYAHQLVDWIADYLQNIEQYPVKPDIQPGDILRQLPAEAPVAGENFQQIFTDFQQIILPGMTHWQHPGFMAYFPANSSPPSVLAEMLTATMAAQCMIWQTSPAAAELEERVMQWLARLCNLPAEWHGVIQDTASTATLCAILTARENYNKAQLCVINQKGFSGQPAFRVYCSSETHSSIEKAVRIAGIGSENLIKIPTDAKFAMQPQALATAIAQDRASGYVPLCVVATIGTTSSTAIDPVEEIGHICQKNHIWLHIDAAYAGTALLLPEYRHMAKGLEFADSYVFNPHKWMLTNFDCTAYYVKDKAALLRTFEIMPEYLKTPLDKMVNNYRDWGVPLGRRFRALKLWFVLRSYGAEGIQAILRQHMALAKQFEQWLLADGRFEIMAPVNLNLVCFSLKPAPEDTNESVNQKNSDLMAAINQTGRYFLTHTKLNGRYTIRVVFGQVNVEEKHVAGLWELILSLLPQ, from the coding sequence ATGACTATAACTGATTTTCGCACATATGCGCACCAACTGGTGGACTGGATAGCAGACTACCTGCAAAACATCGAGCAGTACCCCGTTAAGCCCGACATTCAACCGGGAGACATTCTCCGCCAACTGCCTGCGGAGGCACCTGTTGCAGGCGAAAATTTTCAGCAGATTTTCACAGATTTTCAACAAATTATCCTGCCCGGTATGACACACTGGCAACATCCGGGCTTTATGGCCTACTTTCCTGCCAACAGCAGCCCCCCTTCGGTGTTGGCAGAGATGCTGACCGCTACGATGGCCGCCCAATGTATGATTTGGCAAACCTCTCCCGCCGCCGCCGAGCTGGAAGAGCGCGTAATGCAATGGCTTGCCCGATTGTGCAACCTGCCTGCCGAGTGGCACGGGGTCATTCAAGATACTGCCTCTACTGCCACTCTGTGCGCCATTCTGACTGCCCGTGAAAACTATAACAAAGCTCAACTTTGCGTCATTAACCAAAAAGGATTCAGCGGGCAACCCGCGTTTCGCGTATATTGCTCCTCAGAAACACACAGTTCTATTGAAAAAGCCGTGAGGATTGCAGGTATAGGTAGCGAAAACCTGATAAAAATCCCTACGGATGCCAAATTTGCCATGCAGCCGCAAGCCTTGGCAACTGCCATAGCACAAGACCGTGCATCGGGCTATGTGCCACTGTGCGTAGTTGCCACCATTGGCACCACAAGCTCAACAGCCATTGACCCCGTAGAAGAAATCGGCCACATATGCCAAAAAAACCATATTTGGTTGCATATAGATGCAGCCTATGCAGGCACAGCCCTCCTGCTGCCTGAATATCGGCACATGGCCAAAGGGCTGGAATTTGCCGACAGCTATGTTTTCAACCCGCACAAGTGGATGCTTACCAACTTTGACTGCACTGCCTACTACGTGAAAGACAAAGCTGCCCTTTTGCGCACTTTTGAAATTATGCCTGAGTATCTGAAAACACCCTTAGACAAAATGGTCAATAACTACCGCGATTGGGGTGTGCCTTTGGGTCGTCGTTTCAGGGCTTTGAAATTATGGTTTGTGCTGCGCAGCTATGGAGCAGAAGGGATTCAAGCTATCCTGCGGCAGCACATGGCACTGGCAAAGCAGTTTGAACAGTGGTTGCTTGCCGATGGTCGCTTTGAAATTATGGCGCCTGTTAATTTAAATCTGGTGTGTTTCAGCCTGAAACCTGCACCCGAAGATACCAACGAATCTGTCAATCAAAAAAACAGCGACCTGATGGCTGCCATCAACCAAACAGGCCGCTATTTTCTGACCCATACCAAACTCAACGGACGCTATACCATTCGCGTTGTTTTCGGACAGGTCAATGTAGAAGAAAAACACGTGGCAGGGCTTTGGGAATTAATTTTATCGCTATTGCCGCAATAA
- a CDS encoding UDP-2,3-diacylglucosamine diphosphatase yields the protein MEAKVRKRRPEIVVISDVHLGTYGCHAKELNAYLKSIRPKILVLNGDIIDIWRFSKRYFPKSHLQVLRRILRMMERGTKVYYLTGNHDELLRRFPRISTNKFTLANRLVLPCGDKKAWIFHGDIFDVSIQHAKWLAKLGSVGYDLLILMNSAVNFFAEIMGYEKLSFSKMVKDKVKKAVEHIGKFENVAAELAIEKGYDYFICGHIHQPANKRIVTEAGQVQYLNSGDWVENLTALEFENNEWRIYHHREAERLDTQPIKQAAVAEPLAQAAYQPEIA from the coding sequence ATGGAAGCAAAAGTTCGCAAACGCCGCCCTGAAATTGTTGTCATTTCCGATGTTCATTTGGGTACTTACGGCTGCCATGCCAAAGAATTGAATGCTTATTTGAAAAGCATTCGCCCCAAAATTTTGGTACTTAACGGCGATATCATAGATATTTGGCGTTTCAGCAAGCGTTACTTCCCAAAATCGCATTTGCAGGTGCTCAGGCGCATTTTGCGGATGATGGAACGCGGCACGAAAGTTTATTACCTCACAGGCAACCACGACGAACTGCTGCGCCGTTTCCCTCGTATCAGTACCAATAAGTTCACACTGGCTAATCGGTTGGTGCTGCCTTGCGGCGATAAAAAAGCATGGATTTTTCACGGTGATATTTTTGACGTATCCATTCAACACGCCAAATGGCTGGCAAAATTGGGCTCGGTTGGCTACGACCTGCTCATTTTGATGAACAGTGCGGTTAATTTTTTTGCCGAAATAATGGGCTACGAAAAGTTGTCTTTCTCTAAAATGGTAAAAGACAAGGTCAAAAAAGCAGTAGAACACATTGGAAAATTTGAAAATGTGGCTGCGGAACTGGCCATAGAAAAAGGATACGATTACTTCATCTGCGGACATATTCATCAGCCTGCCAACAAACGCATTGTAACAGAGGCAGGGCAGGTGCAATACCTCAACAGCGGCGATTGGGTGGAAAACCTCACTGCGCTGGAATTTGAAAACAACGAGTGGCGAATTTATCACCACCGAGAGGCAGAGCGTTTAGATACTCAACCCATTAAACAAGCCGCAGTTGCCGAGCCGTTGGCACAGGCTGCTTATCAACCCGAAATTGCATGA
- a CDS encoding N-acetylglucosamine kinase — MILVADSGATKAAWRLIRPDGSTLQARTQGINPYFATATQMTTELKEVLLPQLAQESADITALVQQVFFYGTGCGTAQNQELIKNMLQTFFPMAVVSVDTDMLGAARALCGRQPGIACILGTGSHAALFDGDNITQYAVNLGFWLGDEGSGGHLGKQLVTDYLNGDLPQDLHTLFAKRYSLTRDEVLENAYQKPMPSRYMASFSKFLFDNLSHPYAYRTVYQSFSNFLDKRVLKFPDAQRLPVHFTGSVAFYYANVLRKAAADKGLHVQHILEEPAAGLALYHSQQ; from the coding sequence ATGATATTAGTAGCAGACAGTGGCGCCACTAAGGCAGCTTGGCGGCTTATTCGCCCCGATGGCAGCACCTTGCAGGCACGCACACAGGGCATCAATCCTTACTTTGCCACAGCCACCCAAATGACAACCGAGTTAAAAGAGGTTTTGTTGCCGCAATTGGCGCAAGAGTCGGCCGATATAACCGCATTGGTGCAACAGGTGTTTTTTTACGGCACGGGTTGCGGCACAGCACAAAACCAAGAGTTGATAAAAAACATGCTGCAAACATTTTTTCCGATGGCTGTTGTTTCCGTAGATACGGACATGCTCGGGGCGGCGCGAGCACTTTGCGGCAGACAGCCGGGAATCGCCTGCATTTTGGGAACGGGCTCACACGCTGCATTGTTTGATGGCGATAACATTACACAATATGCAGTCAATCTGGGGTTTTGGCTTGGCGATGAGGGCAGCGGTGGCCACTTGGGCAAGCAGTTGGTTACGGACTATCTGAACGGCGACCTTCCGCAAGACTTGCATACTCTTTTTGCCAAACGCTATTCGCTTACGCGCGACGAGGTATTGGAAAATGCCTATCAGAAACCGATGCCCAGCCGCTATATGGCCTCATTTTCCAAGTTTTTGTTTGATAATCTGTCGCATCCCTATGCTTACCGAACGGTCTATCAAAGTTTCAGCAATTTTTTGGATAAGCGAGTGCTGAAATTTCCTGATGCGCAACGGCTACCTGTCCATTTTACAGGCTCGGTTGCATTTTATTATGCGAATGTGTTGCGCAAAGCAGCCGCCGACAAGGGCTTGCATGTGCAGCATATTTTAGAAGAGCCTGCGGCAGGGCTGGCGTTGTATCACAGCCAACAATGA
- a CDS encoding proline iminopeptidase-family hydrolase produces MKNHYYRPLWWQVLGAVLFVMLANACRPREQASEKEYLKSPETGVRTGGVRIISIETPSGKFNVYTKRIGNNPKIKLLLLHGGPGGNHLFFEPFESFLPEQEVEFYYYDQLGSYLSDKPTDSSLWTTERFVEEVEQVRKALGLNKDNFYLLGHSWGGILAMEYALKYQQNLKGLIISNMMSSCIDYGNYAKDVLAKQLPPDVLAQIREIEAKGDFSNPKYMELLMPHFYKQHVCRLEEWPFSLNRALELTNPDVYVIMQGPSEFGIAGRLAKWERTADLPKIQVPTLVIGAQHDTMDPAFMKKMADMLPQGRSLICPNGSHCAMWDDQEHYFPGLISFIKDVDAGVKMK; encoded by the coding sequence ATGAAAAACCATTACTATCGTCCGCTTTGGTGGCAAGTCTTAGGAGCAGTCCTGTTTGTTATGCTTGCCAATGCCTGCCGTCCCCGTGAGCAGGCTTCCGAAAAAGAGTATTTGAAAAGCCCCGAAACCGGAGTGCGCACGGGAGGCGTTCGTATCATTTCTATTGAAACCCCTTCCGGCAAGTTTAATGTATATACCAAACGGATTGGGAACAACCCCAAGATAAAACTTTTGTTGCTGCATGGCGGCCCGGGAGGCAATCACCTGTTTTTTGAACCGTTTGAGAGCTTTTTGCCCGAGCAGGAAGTAGAGTTTTACTATTACGACCAACTGGGTTCTTATTTATCGGACAAGCCGACCGATTCCAGTTTGTGGACAACCGAGCGTTTTGTGGAAGAAGTAGAACAGGTGCGCAAAGCACTTGGGCTGAACAAGGACAACTTCTACTTACTGGGACACAGTTGGGGCGGTATTCTTGCCATGGAATATGCACTGAAATATCAGCAAAACCTGAAAGGTCTGATAATCAGCAACATGATGAGCAGTTGCATAGACTATGGCAACTATGCAAAGGATGTATTGGCCAAACAACTCCCCCCCGATGTGCTGGCTCAAATCAGAGAAATTGAAGCCAAAGGCGACTTTTCCAATCCCAAATACATGGAGTTGCTGATGCCTCACTTTTACAAGCAACACGTTTGCCGATTGGAGGAGTGGCCGTTTTCGCTAAATCGTGCATTGGAACTCACCAACCCCGATGTGTACGTAATCATGCAGGGGCCGAGTGAGTTTGGCATAGCAGGAAGGCTGGCTAAGTGGGAGCGCACCGCCGATTTGCCGAAAATACAAGTGCCTACGCTGGTGATTGGTGCACAGCACGATACGATGGATCCTGCATTTATGAAAAAAATGGCCGATATGCTGCCGCAAGGTCGCTCGCTGATATGCCCCAACGGCAGTCATTGCGCCATGTGGGACGACCAAGAGCATTATTTCCCGGGTCTGATTAGTTTCATCAAAGATGTGGACGCGGGCGTGAAAATGAAGTAA
- the aroB gene encoding 3-dehydroquinate synthase has protein sequence MQLPDYVRIGAIQKSLTEVLQQSWSAVFVLTDENTHFCCYPLIAPVLPADHELIVIPAGEIHKNLQTCAHIWDALTKAQADRNALLINLGGGVIGDMGGFCAATYKRGIRFVQIPTTLLAQVDASVGGKLGIDFQGFKNHIGVFQEPAYVLIDTHFLDTLPLRELRSGFAELLKHGLIADAQAWQELCQPSDFQMLDWGEVVPHSVALKQSVVEQDPTEKGLRKILNFGHTIGHAIESYFLENQPEDNRLLHGEAIAVGMITESWLAVHKTLLPQESYEEIRNYLLNLYGKVAIPQDAVSDIARLALQDKKNQNGTIFLSLIDKIGSCRFNIPATQAEIEEAIWVYSEM, from the coding sequence ATGCAACTACCTGATTATGTGCGCATCGGGGCGATTCAGAAAAGCCTTACCGAAGTTTTGCAACAATCGTGGTCGGCGGTTTTTGTGCTGACCGACGAAAATACGCACTTCTGTTGCTATCCGCTGATAGCCCCTGTGCTGCCTGCCGACCATGAGCTGATTGTCATTCCGGCGGGAGAGATACATAAAAACCTGCAAACCTGTGCGCATATCTGGGATGCACTAACCAAAGCACAGGCCGACCGAAATGCTTTGCTTATCAATCTGGGCGGCGGCGTTATTGGCGATATGGGTGGTTTTTGCGCTGCCACTTACAAGCGCGGCATTCGGTTCGTACAAATTCCCACTACGCTGCTCGCACAAGTAGATGCAAGCGTAGGCGGGAAATTAGGCATTGATTTTCAGGGATTTAAAAACCACATTGGCGTTTTTCAAGAACCCGCCTATGTGCTGATAGACACGCATTTTCTGGATACGCTGCCACTGCGGGAGTTGCGCTCCGGCTTTGCCGAGTTGCTCAAACACGGCCTGATAGCAGATGCACAAGCATGGCAAGAACTTTGCCAACCATCTGATTTTCAAATGCTTGATTGGGGAGAAGTAGTCCCTCATTCGGTGGCGCTCAAACAATCGGTCGTAGAGCAAGACCCCACCGAAAAAGGTCTGCGCAAGATTCTCAATTTCGGGCATACCATCGGTCATGCCATTGAGAGCTATTTCCTTGAAAATCAGCCCGAAGACAACAGACTGTTGCACGGAGAAGCCATCGCTGTCGGCATGATAACCGAGTCGTGGCTGGCCGTGCATAAAACCCTGCTCCCGCAAGAAAGCTATGAGGAAATCAGAAACTACCTGCTCAATCTGTACGGCAAGGTAGCCATCCCCCAAGACGCTGTTTCCGATATCGCCCGTTTAGCATTGCAGGACAAAAAGAACCAAAACGGTACTATTTTTCTCAGCCTGATTGACAAAATCGGTTCTTGTCGGTTCAATATTCCCGCTACGCAGGCCGAAATAGAAGAAGCTATTTGGGTTTACAGCGAAATGTAA
- a CDS encoding aspartate aminotransferase family protein produces the protein MSTRQLFLNHLAQTTDFPLLLEIKEAEGIYLIDEQNRRYFDLISGIGVSNIGHRHPAVIKAIKKQLRKYLHLMVYGEYVQAPQVELAKRLMLTLPPSLDNFYFVNSGSEAIEGAMKLAKRYTGRTGFVSCLNAYHGSTQGSLSISGSEKFKTAYRPLLPDVRHIRFNEPDDLAFITEETAAVVIETVQGEAGVRVPDKSYMQALRKRCTETGALLVLDEIQSGFGRTGKFWAFEHFDIVPDILVSAKGMGGGMPIGAFIAPKHIMDVLKNNPILGHITTFGGHPVSCAAAYATVGVILRNKLHEKAQQKAELFKKLLIHPRIKSIRNAGLMMAVEFESFEVLKAVIDKAISYGVITDWFLYCDNAMRIAPPLTISKDEIREVCGIILKAINKATSTNPDILMREDIEPMRP, from the coding sequence ATCAGTACAAGGCAACTGTTTCTCAATCACTTAGCACAAACAACGGATTTCCCCCTGCTTCTTGAAATCAAAGAAGCCGAAGGGATTTATTTGATAGATGAACAGAATCGCCGTTATTTTGATTTGATTTCCGGTATTGGTGTGAGCAATATCGGTCATCGGCATCCGGCAGTCATCAAAGCGATTAAAAAGCAACTGCGCAAGTATTTGCACCTGATGGTGTACGGGGAGTATGTACAAGCGCCTCAGGTAGAACTCGCCAAGCGATTGATGCTGACCCTGCCGCCTTCGTTAGACAATTTTTATTTTGTCAATTCGGGCAGCGAGGCCATAGAGGGTGCTATGAAACTTGCCAAACGCTACACAGGCCGAACAGGGTTCGTCAGTTGCCTGAATGCCTACCACGGCTCCACGCAAGGTTCGCTCAGCATCAGCGGCAGTGAAAAATTCAAGACTGCTTATCGGCCATTGCTGCCCGACGTGCGCCACATCCGCTTTAATGAACCCGATGATTTGGCATTCATTACGGAAGAAACGGCAGCGGTTGTTATTGAAACCGTACAGGGCGAAGCCGGTGTGCGCGTGCCGGATAAATCCTACATGCAGGCACTGCGAAAACGCTGTACCGAAACAGGCGCGCTGCTTGTTTTGGACGAAATTCAGTCAGGTTTTGGCAGAACGGGCAAATTCTGGGCTTTTGAACATTTTGATATTGTACCCGACATTCTGGTAAGCGCCAAAGGAATGGGCGGAGGTATGCCTATCGGGGCGTTTATTGCACCCAAGCATATTATGGATGTGCTGAAAAACAATCCTATTTTGGGGCATATTACCACTTTTGGTGGCCATCCTGTATCTTGTGCGGCGGCTTATGCTACGGTAGGCGTAATTCTGCGCAACAAGTTGCATGAGAAGGCACAACAAAAAGCCGAATTGTTCAAAAAACTTTTAATACATCCGCGCATTAAGAGCATCCGCAATGCCGGGCTGATGATGGCCGTTGAGTTTGAGTCGTTTGAGGTGCTGAAAGCCGTGATTGACAAAGCCATTTCCTACGGTGTTATTACCGACTGGTTTTTGTATTGCGACAATGCCATGCGCATTGCCCCGCCGCTGACCATCAGCAAAGACGAAATCCGCGAAGTGTGCGGCATCATTTTAAAGGCCATCAACAAGGCCACCAGTACCAATCCCGATATCCTGATGCGCGAGGACATAGAGCCGATGCGCCCCTGA
- a CDS encoding type III PLP-dependent enzyme domain-containing protein: MQYIDLISQTFHFPTDNFRVENDELYFNNVPLMDIIRKYGTPLKISYLPKIGQQIERAREYFSIAMEKCGYQGSYTYCYCTKSSHFKFVLEETLKHNAQIETSSAYDISIVRKLYEEKLINKDILIISNGFKRKTYTDSIKALIRDGFHNMIPVLDHMDEIHAYDDLEGPFNVGIRVASDEKPDFVFYTSRLGIRYSDVLDFYKNKIANHPKAKLKLLHFFINSGIRDAAYYWAELNRFVYKYCELKKICPELDTIDIGGGLPIQTSLHHDYPYQQIINEIVRTIKYVCDKNFVPTPNIITEFGSFTVGESGAIIFSVLGQKLQNERERWYMIDGSFITHLPDTWGTGQRFIMLPVNNWSHEYQQVNLGGMTCDSDDYYNSDAVTINIYLPKIEDENNNPTTQYIGFFHTGAYQDTIGGYGGLQHCLIPCAKHVLIDIDGQGNLTTRLFSDEQDSESMLELLGYNSK, translated from the coding sequence ATGCAATACATTGACCTGATTAGCCAGACCTTCCATTTTCCGACTGACAATTTCCGCGTTGAAAACGATGAACTTTATTTCAACAATGTTCCGCTGATGGATATTATACGCAAATATGGCACTCCTTTGAAAATCAGCTACTTACCTAAGATAGGCCAACAGATAGAGCGTGCAAGAGAGTATTTTTCCATCGCGATGGAAAAGTGTGGTTATCAGGGCAGTTATACGTACTGCTACTGTACAAAATCCTCGCATTTCAAGTTTGTTCTTGAAGAGACCCTGAAGCACAATGCACAAATAGAAACCTCTTCTGCCTATGACATCTCCATCGTTCGTAAACTTTACGAAGAAAAGCTAATCAACAAAGATATTTTGATTATTTCCAATGGTTTTAAGCGCAAAACATACACTGATAGTATTAAAGCGCTAATCAGGGATGGGTTTCACAATATGATTCCGGTATTAGACCATATGGATGAAATACATGCCTATGATGACTTGGAAGGGCCTTTTAATGTGGGTATTCGCGTAGCTTCCGATGAAAAGCCGGATTTTGTGTTCTATACTTCGCGCCTTGGCATTCGCTACAGCGATGTACTGGATTTCTACAAAAACAAAATAGCCAATCATCCGAAAGCTAAACTCAAGTTGCTGCATTTCTTTATCAACTCCGGCATCCGCGATGCAGCCTACTATTGGGCAGAACTGAACCGCTTTGTGTATAAGTATTGCGAACTGAAAAAGATATGCCCCGAACTTGACACCATTGATATTGGCGGCGGCTTACCAATACAGACTTCTCTCCACCACGATTATCCTTATCAGCAGATTATCAATGAAATCGTTCGCACAATTAAGTATGTGTGCGACAAAAATTTTGTTCCAACGCCCAATATCATCACAGAGTTTGGCAGTTTTACTGTTGGCGAAAGCGGCGCGATTATTTTCTCGGTTCTCGGCCAAAAACTGCAAAATGAACGCGAACGCTGGTACATGATTGACGGCTCATTTATTACGCATCTGCCCGATACGTGGGGAACAGGACAGCGTTTCATCATGCTGCCCGTAAATAATTGGAGTCATGAATACCAACAGGTAAACCTCGGAGGCATGACCTGCGACAGCGATGACTACTACAACTCCGATGCCGTAACCATCAATATTTACCTGCCAAAAATTGAAGATGAAAATAACAATCCGACCACGCAATACATCGGATTCTTTCATACAGGCGCTTATCAGGACACCATTGGCGGATATGGCGGGCTGCAACACTGCCTCATCCCCTGCGCCAAGCATGTGCTGATAGATATAGACGGGCAAGGCAACCTGACCACACGACTTTTCAGCGATGAGCAAGACAGCGAATCTATGCTGGAACTTTTGGGATACAATTCAAAATAA
- a CDS encoding phosphatase PAP2 family protein, with protein sequence MKSLRLSLYTLFAVLLAFAGCSKKLDLPDFAPVQPAQIDRQGGSWQPLVLARVTDIHLPMPSPANSSSYRTEIEELISLQNNLTNAQRDRIRYWGAGAVFRWNEIARELAARYNLPPAPTADGKYPVPDPNNPGADPKFPFASPPYAARAFAYLGAAQYDALITAWHYKFLYQRQAAHQNDSRVKAVLPANEIPSYPSEDATVAAVSLEILKVLFPNEIASLEQTAADHWESSLRSGRYTKSDIEAGKMLGRSVAEQILRRMRADGMGQSNNQSLVNNMIANAKGIGMTPVWVSQEIPARPPLLPGFGFLQPWHFTAAQTAELRPGPPPAPNSEETRRALDELRKYSKSITREEHRIASYWSDGPGSYTPPGHWNRRAGELAHRYRLNELRAARVFAFTGTVLMDAAISCWDIKYYYYYPRPQQLDAAIKTPIGLPNFPAYTSGHSTFSGAAAEVLSFFFPQDATALQQWAKEASESRIYGCIHFRFDCEVGLESGKQIGKLAIARARRDNAE encoded by the coding sequence ATGAAATCGCTTCGTTTATCACTTTATACTTTGTTTGCTGTGCTGCTTGCATTTGCGGGTTGCAGCAAAAAATTAGATTTACCCGACTTTGCCCCTGTACAGCCCGCACAAATTGACAGACAGGGAGGCAGTTGGCAACCGCTGGTACTTGCCCGAGTTACGGACATTCATTTGCCTATGCCCTCTCCTGCCAATAGCAGCAGCTATCGCACTGAAATAGAGGAACTTATATCGCTGCAAAACAATCTTACGAATGCGCAGCGGGATAGAATCCGCTATTGGGGGGCGGGCGCTGTATTTCGCTGGAACGAAATAGCCCGTGAACTAGCCGCACGCTATAACCTACCGCCTGCCCCGACGGCTGACGGCAAATACCCTGTCCCCGACCCCAATAACCCCGGTGCTGACCCTAAATTCCCTTTTGCCAGCCCTCCCTATGCGGCACGTGCATTTGCCTATTTGGGAGCGGCACAATACGATGCGCTGATTACGGCATGGCATTATAAATTCCTCTATCAACGGCAGGCTGCGCATCAAAACGACAGTCGTGTAAAAGCCGTATTGCCTGCAAACGAAATACCTTCTTACCCTTCCGAGGATGCTACAGTAGCGGCTGTTTCATTGGAAATACTTAAAGTTCTGTTTCCCAACGAAATAGCCTCCTTGGAACAAACCGCCGCCGACCACTGGGAAAGCAGCTTGCGCTCAGGCCGTTACACAAAAAGCGATATAGAGGCAGGAAAAATGCTGGGACGTTCCGTTGCCGAGCAAATATTGCGACGCATGAGAGCCGACGGCATGGGACAGTCTAACAATCAATCGTTGGTTAATAACATGATTGCCAATGCCAAGGGAATAGGCATGACTCCCGTGTGGGTAAGCCAAGAAATACCCGCACGCCCTCCCCTGCTGCCCGGATTCGGCTTTTTGCAACCATGGCATTTTACGGCGGCACAAACAGCCGAATTGCGCCCCGGCCCACCGCCTGCCCCTAACAGCGAAGAAACACGGCGCGCATTGGACGAACTGCGGAAATACAGCAAAAGCATCACCCGCGAGGAGCATCGCATTGCTTCCTACTGGTCAGACGGGCCGGGAAGTTACACACCGCCCGGGCACTGGAATCGTCGGGCAGGTGAGTTAGCGCACCGCTACCGACTCAATGAACTGCGTGCAGCGCGTGTGTTCGCATTTACGGGAACTGTGCTGATGGATGCAGCCATCAGTTGTTGGGACATCAAATACTACTATTACTATCCCCGCCCCCAACAGTTAGATGCTGCCATTAAAACCCCTATCGGGTTGCCCAACTTTCCCGCTTATACTTCGGGGCACTCTACCTTTTCGGGGGCTGCGGCAGAAGTGTTGAGCTTCTTTTTCCCGCAAGATGCAACCGCCTTGCAGCAATGGGCAAAAGAAGCCTCCGAATCACGCATTTACGGCTGTATTCACTTCCGTTTTGATTGTGAAGTGGGGCTTGAATCGGGAAAACAAATCGGGAAACTGGCTATTGCCCGCGCAAGGAGAGACAACGCGGAGTAG